From Gemmatimonadaceae bacterium, the proteins below share one genomic window:
- a CDS encoding protein kinase: MPEIPSRLVAALADRYRIERELGAGGMATVYLAEDLKHDRKVALKVLKPELAAVLGAERFVVEIKTTAALSHPHILPLFDSGEADGFLFYVMPFIDGETLRDRLNRETQLGVDEAIRITREIADALHYAHSRGVIHRDIKPENILLQGGRPMVADFGIALAVSAAAGGRMTETGLSLGTPHYMSPEQATADKSITARSDVYSLASVCYEMLAGEPPHTGGSAQQIIMKIIAERAQPVTELRSAVPENVAAALEKALAKLPADRFASAQAFAEALGNTTFTVATRTAAGMRSAAPWQLNRLATSLAAALVLVGGVAAWLLTRPAPSQPVSRYSIRLPDDGRITGLWLRLALSPDGSRIVYTGGVPPQVNLWVRERNALESRALAGTENPVAPFFSPDGSRIGFERSSGLHLMTLSGGPPMVLDDARVGAAGATWSPDGFIYADGLGPVSLVRVSVAEGGKTEWFTQLDSARGERDHIAPSALPNGEGVLFTVIQGEGGVASRVIAVASTATGAHKVLVRGVYARYAETGHLLYVTADRALMAVAFDQDEMTVSGEPVVLARDVELRGNLAVPDLAISSDGTLVYTTGAGASDGGAPVWVDRDGKASPIAEGWAPRASHVSVSPDGSQLAIAIQDAGVTNLWVRRLNQSGNASKLTFEGGLDIRPSWSPDGRRILFISQTDGIRSAFARRADGTGNSEPILRFPPSMGEEQAVQEALLTNDGAWLVYRAGGGTAANLYARRTVGDTTPVILANSIHPENSVTVSPDGRWVAYASSETGRYEVYVRPFPDVSTGKWLISVDGGTEPLWAPNGRELFYRNGKGEMVAVAVSAGGGAPPTGLQRVLFDATAYATDQQQRAYGVSPDGRRFVMLAQDNVAGNTPLELIVVENFFEELKRLVPRR, translated from the coding sequence ATGCCTGAAATTCCCAGCCGTCTCGTGGCCGCGCTGGCCGACCGCTACCGCATCGAGCGCGAACTCGGCGCCGGCGGCATGGCCACCGTGTACCTGGCCGAGGACCTCAAGCACGACCGCAAGGTTGCCCTCAAGGTCCTCAAGCCGGAGCTGGCCGCCGTGCTGGGCGCCGAACGCTTCGTGGTCGAGATCAAGACCACCGCGGCGCTGTCGCATCCGCACATCCTGCCGCTCTTCGACTCCGGCGAGGCCGACGGCTTCCTGTTCTATGTGATGCCGTTCATCGACGGCGAGACGCTCCGCGACCGGCTCAACCGCGAGACGCAACTCGGGGTGGACGAGGCCATCCGCATCACGCGAGAGATCGCCGACGCCCTCCACTACGCGCACAGCCGCGGCGTCATCCACCGCGACATCAAGCCGGAGAACATTCTTCTGCAGGGCGGACGCCCGATGGTCGCGGACTTCGGCATCGCGCTCGCGGTCAGCGCGGCGGCCGGCGGGCGCATGACGGAGACCGGGCTCAGTCTCGGCACGCCGCACTACATGTCGCCGGAGCAGGCGACCGCTGACAAGTCGATTACCGCGCGCAGCGACGTGTACTCGCTGGCCAGCGTGTGCTACGAGATGCTCGCCGGCGAGCCGCCGCACACGGGCGGCAGCGCGCAGCAGATCATCATGAAGATCATCGCCGAGCGGGCGCAGCCGGTGACGGAACTGCGGAGTGCTGTACCCGAGAATGTCGCAGCGGCGTTGGAGAAGGCGCTGGCCAAGCTGCCGGCGGACCGCTTTGCCTCGGCGCAAGCATTCGCCGAGGCACTCGGGAACACGACGTTCACTGTTGCGACTCGCACAGCTGCTGGAATGCGTTCCGCCGCGCCCTGGCAGTTGAATCGTCTCGCGACCAGCCTGGCTGCCGCCCTGGTGTTGGTCGGAGGAGTTGCCGCCTGGTTGCTGACTCGCCCCGCGCCTTCGCAGCCGGTCTCTCGGTACAGCATCCGACTGCCAGATGACGGCCGCATCACCGGCCTATGGCTGCGCCTGGCACTGTCGCCGGACGGATCGCGGATCGTCTACACCGGTGGCGTGCCGCCGCAGGTCAACCTGTGGGTGCGCGAGCGGAACGCGCTGGAGAGCCGCGCACTCGCCGGCACCGAGAATCCGGTGGCGCCGTTCTTCTCCCCGGACGGAAGCAGGATTGGGTTTGAGCGGAGTAGCGGGCTGCATCTCATGACGCTCAGTGGCGGCCCGCCGATGGTGCTGGACGACGCCCGGGTCGGAGCGGCGGGCGCGACGTGGAGCCCCGATGGGTTCATCTACGCCGACGGGCTCGGCCCGGTCTCGCTCGTCCGCGTGTCAGTCGCGGAGGGTGGCAAGACGGAATGGTTCACGCAGCTGGATTCGGCGCGCGGGGAACGCGACCACATCGCGCCGTCCGCGCTGCCAAATGGCGAAGGGGTGCTCTTTACGGTGATCCAGGGCGAGGGTGGTGTCGCGTCGCGAGTGATTGCCGTTGCCTCCACGGCGACCGGAGCCCACAAGGTGCTGGTCCGCGGCGTCTACGCGCGCTACGCGGAGACTGGCCACCTGCTCTACGTGACGGCGGACCGCGCATTGATGGCAGTCGCGTTCGACCAGGACGAGATGACGGTCTCCGGCGAACCGGTGGTGCTCGCCCGTGACGTCGAGCTACGCGGCAACCTCGCCGTGCCTGACCTCGCCATCTCCTCGGATGGAACGCTGGTGTACACGACAGGCGCCGGCGCCTCCGACGGCGGCGCACCCGTCTGGGTAGACCGCGATGGCAAGGCATCGCCCATCGCCGAGGGATGGGCACCGCGCGCCAGTCATGTGTCCGTCTCGCCGGACGGTTCACAACTCGCCATCGCAATTCAGGACGCCGGCGTGACCAATCTTTGGGTGCGGCGCCTGAACCAGTCCGGCAACGCCTCGAAACTCACGTTCGAGGGCGGCCTCGATATCCGACCCTCATGGTCGCCGGACGGACGCCGCATCCTGTTCATCAGCCAGACCGACGGCATCCGATCTGCGTTCGCGCGACGGGCCGACGGCACAGGGAACAGCGAGCCGATCCTGCGCTTCCCACCCTCGATGGGCGAGGAGCAGGCGGTGCAGGAGGCGCTCCTCACCAACGACGGCGCCTGGCTCGTGTACCGCGCGGGAGGGGGGACCGCCGCCAATCTCTATGCGCGCCGCACGGTGGGCGACACGACGCCGGTCATCCTCGCCAACAGCATCCACCCCGAGAACTCGGTGACGGTCTCGCCCGACGGGCGTTGGGTCGCCTATGCGTCTTCCGAAACTGGCCGCTACGAGGTCTATGTCCGCCCGTTCCCTGACGTCTCGACCGGCAAGTGGCTGATCTCCGTCGATGGCGGCACCGAACCGCTCTGGGCCCCGAACGGACGCGAGCTCTT